TAAGGAAAATAGTTTGTCTAAGGAGGAAACATTAATGTTAGAATCTTTAAAAATAAATAACAGAAAAGAGCTATCGTTGAATGGTGAATGGTCTTTTCAATTAGATCCTCAGGAAAAACACGTACCAACTGATCTTATTCCGGGAAAATTGTGTTCAAAGATTTCTGTTCCAGGTTCTTGGGAAGAACAAGGGTTTGGAAAGCCATCAAAACATCAACCTATAGGTACCTGGAAAAAATCAAGAGAGTATGTAGGGGCTGCGTGGTATTTCAAAGATATTTATATTTCAGATGATATGAAAGATAGATCCTTGAATCTTATTCTTTCAGGTGTACGTTGGATAACTAAAGTTTATGTGAATAACCAATTTGTTCAGGAATGTAATAGTCTTGTAACCCCCCACGTTTATAACATAACTAACTTTGTACATGTTGGTCGTACTAACAGGATTACTATTTATGTAAATAACAGCATGATCCTTCCCCTTCATGATAGTCATATTCATTCCTACCACACTGCTACGAACTGGGGTGGTATCACCGGAGGAATTCATATAGAAGCAACACCTCAAGTTAGTATTGGGGCATTTATGTATTATGCAAATGTTGAAGAAAATAAGCTTGATATAAATGTAGAGTTAACAAATACACACCTATTAAATTCAGGAGAATTTCTAGCTATATCTGTTTTCACAAAAGATGGAAAGCAAGTAGCACATACTAAAAGGAACCTATTTTCAAACACCACGAAAATATCTGTTTCATTAGAGCTATGGGAAGGAGCAACCTATTGGGAAGATTGTAATCCATATCTGTATCAAATTTCTGCCTCTATCGTTAAACAAGAAAGGATACTAGATCAAAAAGTTCAGTCACTTGGTTTAAGGTCTATAAAAGCAGATGGTAAAAATATTTTGATTAATCAGTCTCCACGATTTTTAAGAGGCTATGTAGATTGCTGTATTTTCCCTCAAACAGGTTACCCGTCATGGGATAAGAACCATTATAAAAAGCAGTTTCAAATCGTTAAGGAGTATGGTTTTAATCATGTTAGACTGCATGGATGGACACCACCAAAGCCATTTTGGGAGGCTGCAGATGAAGCAGGTATGCTAGTCCAAACAGAATTGCCCCACTGGTCTCATCAATATAAAAATCGAGATCAGTCACCTAGTGAAGAGGTTCATTTATTTTTATCAGAAGAAATTGAAAGAGTTATTACTCAATTAAATGAACATCCATCATTTGTTTTCATGTCACTAGGGAATGAATTAATCAACTATGACGGACATGATGCTTTAAATGAAATGGTACAAAAATGCCGTTCCCTAGATTCTACCAGGCTTTATACAGATAATACAGGATTCGGCCATCTACCAGCACATGATCGCGAAGGAGACTTTTATATCCCGACGCTTAACGCACATCCCCCGCTTACCAATCATTATGCGGGAACACCTAACACCTTCGAAGATTATAGTGTGGTGACACAATTAGAAACAAAGCCACAACTCGCCCATGAACATGGACAATTTACAATGTATGTACGACCTCAAGAAAAAGAAAAATATAAGGGAATTTTAGAACCACATTGGTTAAAAACAACATTGGAAACATTAGAAAAAAAGCAGCTTCTAGGACGTGTTGATGACTTTATACAAGCATCGGGTGTACTTCAAGCAAGGGCGTATAAAGAAAATATTGAAAGAGCAAGAAGAACCTCCGGCCTATCCGGTATTCAACTATTAGATATCAGAGACTTTCCAGGCCAAGGCCATGCTACAACTGGCGTTTTAGATGTATTTTGGGACAATAAAGGAAATATGACACCAGAACAATTCCGTTCATTTAATGATGAATGTGTATTATTAATGAGATGCAAATCTCGCACATATTTTGCAGGAGAGAAAATGAAGATCATAATTGATCTATCCAATTACAGTAAATTCTCATTTAAAGGAAATCAATTAACGTGGGAGTTAAAAACGAAAAATGATATTTATCAATCAGGTTCTATCCCGATTTCAGGTGCTCTTCCGGGAGATGTAACGACGATTGGAGTGATCGAAACCTATACTCCATCTAGTCAAAGTCAAGAGTTATTACTAAGTGTATCTATAGAAACTTCAGATAGAGTTATTAAAAATGAATGGGAGTTCTGGACATATTCAAGACCTACGCTTCCTAAAAATGCCCCAAAAATATGGACAGATGTTTCAGCATTAAATTCTTCAATATTTGGGATAAAGCAAAACGGAAAAATAGGATTTGAGGATTTTAGCTATAAGAAACCCAAAGAGATCGAATTAGCCATTTCTGATCATTTGTCCACTGAATTACTTCAGTTCGTACTTGATGGAGGAAAGGCTTGGTTAATGGCAGAAGAAGGAAATCAATTTGATGAAGTAAAAACACGATTTTTACCGATTTTCTGGAATTATATATGGTTTCCTTCACAAGTTGGAACAACGATGGGAATGATCATCCATGAACACCCTTCTCTTAATGGGTATCCACATGATGGTACATCCAACTGGAATTGGTATCATTTAGTAGACGGTGCGACGGCAATAAATTTAGAAACAGTTCCTCAAATTAAACCTATTGTTGAAGTAATCGATAATCATAATCGTGGGAAGCATTTAAGTTACTGTTTTGAAGCTAAAATTGGTGAAGGAAGCTTGTTTGTGACAAGCTTTACTATTATGCAAAACTTAAAACGTCCAGAGGTTGAATCACTGCTTCATCATAATATTCATTATTTATTGAGTGAAGAATTTTCACCAACAGCACACCTCACAGTTGGAGAGTTGCTAGGGTTATTCAAGCTTCAAGGTACTTGGTAAATGTTCGATCAGCCAAAGAGGACTCACTTCCGATCTCTTTGGATATCTGTACTAAGAGTCCCTATTTCTTTATTGAATTATAAAAGAGGCTTACTCTCTATAGAGTCAGCCTCTTTATACAAATTATTACTATTCTTTTACCGCTCCTGCAGTTAATCCCCGGATAAAGTTTTTTGACCCAAAGATAAACAATATAATTAATGGGATAATCGCTATTAGCAATCCCATCATTCTTGCTCCATAATCTGTTCTATAGTAGTTTCCTAGCGATTGAATACTAAGAGGAATTGTAAAGAGCTCCTCTTTATTAATCATGACTA
This Metabacillus endolithicus DNA region includes the following protein-coding sequences:
- a CDS encoding glycoside hydrolase family 2 protein; amino-acid sequence: MLESLKINNRKELSLNGEWSFQLDPQEKHVPTDLIPGKLCSKISVPGSWEEQGFGKPSKHQPIGTWKKSREYVGAAWYFKDIYISDDMKDRSLNLILSGVRWITKVYVNNQFVQECNSLVTPHVYNITNFVHVGRTNRITIYVNNSMILPLHDSHIHSYHTATNWGGITGGIHIEATPQVSIGAFMYYANVEENKLDINVELTNTHLLNSGEFLAISVFTKDGKQVAHTKRNLFSNTTKISVSLELWEGATYWEDCNPYLYQISASIVKQERILDQKVQSLGLRSIKADGKNILINQSPRFLRGYVDCCIFPQTGYPSWDKNHYKKQFQIVKEYGFNHVRLHGWTPPKPFWEAADEAGMLVQTELPHWSHQYKNRDQSPSEEVHLFLSEEIERVITQLNEHPSFVFMSLGNELINYDGHDALNEMVQKCRSLDSTRLYTDNTGFGHLPAHDREGDFYIPTLNAHPPLTNHYAGTPNTFEDYSVVTQLETKPQLAHEHGQFTMYVRPQEKEKYKGILEPHWLKTTLETLEKKQLLGRVDDFIQASGVLQARAYKENIERARRTSGLSGIQLLDIRDFPGQGHATTGVLDVFWDNKGNMTPEQFRSFNDECVLLMRCKSRTYFAGEKMKIIIDLSNYSKFSFKGNQLTWELKTKNDIYQSGSIPISGALPGDVTTIGVIETYTPSSQSQELLLSVSIETSDRVIKNEWEFWTYSRPTLPKNAPKIWTDVSALNSSIFGIKQNGKIGFEDFSYKKPKEIELAISDHLSTELLQFVLDGGKAWLMAEEGNQFDEVKTRFLPIFWNYIWFPSQVGTTMGMIIHEHPSLNGYPHDGTSNWNWYHLVDGATAINLETVPQIKPIVEVIDNHNRGKHLSYCFEAKIGEGSLFVTSFTIMQNLKRPEVESLLHHNIHYLLSEEFSPTAHLTVGELLGLFKLQGTW